Genomic DNA from Halobacteriovorax sp. DA5:
TCGGAAGTACAATTAAGGTCGATTATACAAAATTAGGACATAATGTAGTTGTTTTACTTGGCCTTCACCTAGTGAATGCACGTGATATTCACAAGGTTATTGAGAAGCTAGAGAAGATGGATGAAATCGTTGAAGCTTATTATACGACAGGGGATTATGCTCTAATTGTGAAGATCATCGTTAAGGATATAAATCATTTTCACGAGTTTCTTATCGGTAAGATTCAAATGATTAAAGAAATTCAATCAACAGAATCTTTCATTAGTTTAAAACAAGTGATTAACAAGAGCTTAAACGTTTAGTGACCTAAATAAGTCAATGTCTTCTTCAGGGCTATTCCGATTAAGAGAAGAGCAAAGAG
This window encodes:
- a CDS encoding Lrp/AsnC ligand binding domain-containing protein; amino-acid sequence: MANNYEIDSIDKKIIKLMEKDARMPFLEMARKIGVSGGTIHQRVEKLREAGVIVGSTIKVDYTKLGHNVVVLLGLHLVNARDIHKVIEKLEKMDEIVEAYYTTGDYALIVKIIVKDINHFHEFLIGKIQMIKEIQSTESFISLKQVINKSLNV